The proteins below come from a single Loxodonta africana isolate mLoxAfr1 chromosome 20, mLoxAfr1.hap2, whole genome shotgun sequence genomic window:
- the UTP25 gene encoding U3 small nucleolar RNA-associated protein 25 homolog isoform X1 has translation MGKRGSRSQSQLLSTLTKKQKKHLRDFGEEHPFYDRVSRKEAKPQICQLSESSDTLDSESEAESEPEQLSGYHKLLTTLKDVSEEEEEDEEEEDEIIDEEPEMSGEDGDVSVEEEMAAESAEMQENMALYTDSQEKDGEGPPGKSQEGSPEEFTDAKHESLFSLETNFLKEESGGNCSLKVLQDPFLQHVNRELREKEVQAVATNPKTTHQLKWPTLGQLVFSSKFQKLETFKPPKDIDVKSLHLQKPLESTWTKTNIQFLSGPKKSSSPFTPLQKELFLIMNSYQDLFYSERTALKNGEEIRHVYCLHAINHVLKANARVLGNNSRRRSQKLGVGDDDDFRDQGLTRPKVLVVVPFREAALRVVQLFISLLEGDSKKKIIVSNKKRFKGEYGSDPEERPPNLKRPEDYEAVFVGNIDDHFRIGVAILQRSIRLYAPFYSSDILIASPLGLRTIIGAEGEKKRDFDFLSSIELLIIDQADIYLMQNWEHVLHLMNHMNLLPLDSHGVDFSRVRMWSLNNWSKYYRQTLLFGAVQDAQINSLFNKHCINLQGQVAVRNVPMTGSISHVLVQLPHVFQRMEAENLASAIDVRFSFFVNKILPQYRDAVMSHTLIYVPSYFDFVRLRNYFKKEELNFTHICEYAKKSGISRARQFFLQGEKQFLLLTERFHFYKRYTIKGIRNLIFYELPTYPHFYSEICNMLKATNRGEEATWTCTVLYSKYDAQRLAAVVGVERAAQMLQSKKSIHLFITGEK, from the exons AGCACCCTAACTAAAAAGCAGAAGAAGCATCTTCGGGATTTTGGCGAGGAGCATCCCTTCTATGACAG gGTTTCAAGAAAGGAAGCAAAACCACAGATCTGTCAACTG tCAGAGAGTTCAGATACTTTAGATTCTGAAAGCGAAGCAGAGAGTGAACCAGAACAACTTTCTGGGTACCATAAACTACTCACTACATTAAAGGATGTTtctgaggaagaggaggaggatgagGAGGAAGAGGATGAAATTATAGATGAAGAGCCAGAAATGAGTGGTGAAGATGGTGATGTCAGTGTGGAAGAAGAGATGGCAGCGGAGTCCGCTGAAATGCAGGAAA ATATGGCCTTATATACTGACTCTCAAGAAAAAGATGGGGAAGGGCCACCTGGCAAGTCACAAGAAGGATCCCCTGAGGAGTTCACAGATGCAAAACATGAATCACTGTTCAGCCTGGAAACCAATTTTCTCAAAGAGGAAAGTGGAGgcaactgttctctgaaagtgtTACAAG ATCCCTTTCTACAACATGTGAACAGAGAACTGAGAGAAAAAGAAGTTCAGGCTGTTGCCACAAATCCCAAAACTACCCACCAACTAAAA TGGCCCACCCTGGGCCAGCTTGTTTTCTCATCCAAGTTTCAGAAGTTGGAAACATTTAAGCCACCAAAGGACATTGATGTAAAATCGCTTCATCTCCAGAAGCCTCTGGAATCCACCTGGACCAAGACTAACATCCAGTTCTTATCTGGCCCCAAAAAATCAAGTAGCCCCTTCACTCCGCTCCAGAAGGAACTCTTCTTAATTATGAATTCTTACCAGGACCTCTTCTACTCCGAAAGGACTGCCTTGAAGAATGGTGAAGAGATCCGTCACGTGTATTGCCTACATGCCATAAATCATGTCCTCAAAGCCAATGCCCGGGTACTTGGCAACAATAGCAGACGCCGAAGCCAGAAACTTGGGGTGGGCGATGATGATGACTTCAGGGACCAGGGGCTTACAAGACCCAAG GTGCTGGTAGTGGTACCTTTCCGGGAAGCTGCCTTACGGGTGGTACAGCTCTTCATCAGCCTCCTAGAGGGtgacagcaagaaaaaaataattgtgaGCAACAAAAAGAGGTTTAAGGGAGAGTATGGATCAGATCCTGAGGAGAGACCCCCCAACCTGAAGAGGCCTGAGGATTACGAAGCTGTGTTTGTCGGCAACATCGATGACCACTTCAGGATAG GAGTTGCAATACTTCAGAGAAGCATCCGGCTCTATGCCCCCTTTTATTCCTCAGACATTCTTATTGCCTCCCCTCTGGGTTTGAGGACTATTATTGGTGCAGaaggagagaagaagagagaTTTTGACTTTTTATCTTCTATTGAGCTTCTCATCATTGATCAAGCTGACATTTACCTGATGCAGAACTGGGAGCATGTCCTG CACTTGATGAATCACATGAACCTACTGCCCTTGGACTCACATGGGGTGGACTTTTCCCGAGTGCGGATGTGGAGCCTCAATAATTGGTCCAAGTACTATCGCCAGACATTGCTGTTTGGGGCTGTGCAGGATGCCCAGATCAACTCACTGTTCAACAAGCACTGCATCAATTTGCAAGGCCAG GTGGCTGTGAGAAATGTCCCCATGACAGGTTCCATCAGCCATGTCCTGGTGCAGCTCCCACATGTCTTCCAGAGGATGGAAGCAGAAAACCTAGCTTCAGCGATTGACGTCAG GTTTAGCTTTTTTGTGAACAAGATTTTGCCTCAGTATCGTGACGCGGTCATGTCTCACACGCTCATCTATGTCCCCTCCTACTTTGACTTTGTGCGTCTTCGAAATTACTTCAAGAAGGAAGAGCTGAACTTCACCCACATCTGCGAGTACGCTAAGAAGTCTGGTATCTCCAGGGCCAGACAGTTCTTCCTTCAAGGAGAGAAGCAGTTTCTACTCCTCACAGAACGTTTCCATTTCTACAAAAG GTATACAATAAAAGGCATTAGGAACCTGATTTTCTATGAACTGCCAACATATCCCCACTTCTATAGTGAAATCTGTAACATGCTGAAAGCCACCAATAGAGGAGAGGAAGCCACGTGGACCTGCACTGTTCTCTACTCCAAGTACGATGCCCAGAGACTAGCTGCCGTTGTCGGTGTGGAGCGGGCCGCACAGATGCTGCAGTCCAAGAAGAGCATCCACCTCTTTATTACTGGAGAAAAATGA
- the UTP25 gene encoding U3 small nucleolar RNA-associated protein 25 homolog isoform X4 yields the protein MALYTDSQEKDGEGPPGKSQEGSPEEFTDAKHESLFSLETNFLKEESGGNCSLKVLQDPFLQHVNRELREKEVQAVATNPKTTHQLKWPTLGQLVFSSKFQKLETFKPPKDIDVKSLHLQKPLESTWTKTNIQFLSGPKKSSSPFTPLQKELFLIMNSYQDLFYSERTALKNGEEIRHVYCLHAINHVLKANARVLGNNSRRRSQKLGVGDDDDFRDQGLTRPKVLVVVPFREAALRVVQLFISLLEGDSKKKIIVSNKKRFKGEYGSDPEERPPNLKRPEDYEAVFVGNIDDHFRIGVAILQRSIRLYAPFYSSDILIASPLGLRTIIGAEGEKKRDFDFLSSIELLIIDQADIYLMQNWEHVLHLMNHMNLLPLDSHGVDFSRVRMWSLNNWSKYYRQTLLFGAVQDAQINSLFNKHCINLQGQVAVRNVPMTGSISHVLVQLPHVFQRMEAENLASAIDVRFSFFVNKILPQYRDAVMSHTLIYVPSYFDFVRLRNYFKKEELNFTHICEYAKKSGISRARQFFLQGEKQFLLLTERFHFYKRYTIKGIRNLIFYELPTYPHFYSEICNMLKATNRGEEATWTCTVLYSKYDAQRLAAVVGVERAAQMLQSKKSIHLFITGEK from the exons ATGGCCTTATATACTGACTCTCAAGAAAAAGATGGGGAAGGGCCACCTGGCAAGTCACAAGAAGGATCCCCTGAGGAGTTCACAGATGCAAAACATGAATCACTGTTCAGCCTGGAAACCAATTTTCTCAAAGAGGAAAGTGGAGgcaactgttctctgaaagtgtTACAAG ATCCCTTTCTACAACATGTGAACAGAGAACTGAGAGAAAAAGAAGTTCAGGCTGTTGCCACAAATCCCAAAACTACCCACCAACTAAAA TGGCCCACCCTGGGCCAGCTTGTTTTCTCATCCAAGTTTCAGAAGTTGGAAACATTTAAGCCACCAAAGGACATTGATGTAAAATCGCTTCATCTCCAGAAGCCTCTGGAATCCACCTGGACCAAGACTAACATCCAGTTCTTATCTGGCCCCAAAAAATCAAGTAGCCCCTTCACTCCGCTCCAGAAGGAACTCTTCTTAATTATGAATTCTTACCAGGACCTCTTCTACTCCGAAAGGACTGCCTTGAAGAATGGTGAAGAGATCCGTCACGTGTATTGCCTACATGCCATAAATCATGTCCTCAAAGCCAATGCCCGGGTACTTGGCAACAATAGCAGACGCCGAAGCCAGAAACTTGGGGTGGGCGATGATGATGACTTCAGGGACCAGGGGCTTACAAGACCCAAG GTGCTGGTAGTGGTACCTTTCCGGGAAGCTGCCTTACGGGTGGTACAGCTCTTCATCAGCCTCCTAGAGGGtgacagcaagaaaaaaataattgtgaGCAACAAAAAGAGGTTTAAGGGAGAGTATGGATCAGATCCTGAGGAGAGACCCCCCAACCTGAAGAGGCCTGAGGATTACGAAGCTGTGTTTGTCGGCAACATCGATGACCACTTCAGGATAG GAGTTGCAATACTTCAGAGAAGCATCCGGCTCTATGCCCCCTTTTATTCCTCAGACATTCTTATTGCCTCCCCTCTGGGTTTGAGGACTATTATTGGTGCAGaaggagagaagaagagagaTTTTGACTTTTTATCTTCTATTGAGCTTCTCATCATTGATCAAGCTGACATTTACCTGATGCAGAACTGGGAGCATGTCCTG CACTTGATGAATCACATGAACCTACTGCCCTTGGACTCACATGGGGTGGACTTTTCCCGAGTGCGGATGTGGAGCCTCAATAATTGGTCCAAGTACTATCGCCAGACATTGCTGTTTGGGGCTGTGCAGGATGCCCAGATCAACTCACTGTTCAACAAGCACTGCATCAATTTGCAAGGCCAG GTGGCTGTGAGAAATGTCCCCATGACAGGTTCCATCAGCCATGTCCTGGTGCAGCTCCCACATGTCTTCCAGAGGATGGAAGCAGAAAACCTAGCTTCAGCGATTGACGTCAG GTTTAGCTTTTTTGTGAACAAGATTTTGCCTCAGTATCGTGACGCGGTCATGTCTCACACGCTCATCTATGTCCCCTCCTACTTTGACTTTGTGCGTCTTCGAAATTACTTCAAGAAGGAAGAGCTGAACTTCACCCACATCTGCGAGTACGCTAAGAAGTCTGGTATCTCCAGGGCCAGACAGTTCTTCCTTCAAGGAGAGAAGCAGTTTCTACTCCTCACAGAACGTTTCCATTTCTACAAAAG GTATACAATAAAAGGCATTAGGAACCTGATTTTCTATGAACTGCCAACATATCCCCACTTCTATAGTGAAATCTGTAACATGCTGAAAGCCACCAATAGAGGAGAGGAAGCCACGTGGACCTGCACTGTTCTCTACTCCAAGTACGATGCCCAGAGACTAGCTGCCGTTGTCGGTGTGGAGCGGGCCGCACAGATGCTGCAGTCCAAGAAGAGCATCCACCTCTTTATTACTGGAGAAAAATGA
- the UTP25 gene encoding U3 small nucleolar RNA-associated protein 25 homolog isoform X2: protein MTGAVVSTEFCMGFKKGSKTTDLSTDMALYTDSQEKDGEGPPGKSQEGSPEEFTDAKHESLFSLETNFLKEESGGNCSLKVLQDPFLQHVNRELREKEVQAVATNPKTTHQLKWPTLGQLVFSSKFQKLETFKPPKDIDVKSLHLQKPLESTWTKTNIQFLSGPKKSSSPFTPLQKELFLIMNSYQDLFYSERTALKNGEEIRHVYCLHAINHVLKANARVLGNNSRRRSQKLGVGDDDDFRDQGLTRPKVLVVVPFREAALRVVQLFISLLEGDSKKKIIVSNKKRFKGEYGSDPEERPPNLKRPEDYEAVFVGNIDDHFRIGVAILQRSIRLYAPFYSSDILIASPLGLRTIIGAEGEKKRDFDFLSSIELLIIDQADIYLMQNWEHVLHLMNHMNLLPLDSHGVDFSRVRMWSLNNWSKYYRQTLLFGAVQDAQINSLFNKHCINLQGQVAVRNVPMTGSISHVLVQLPHVFQRMEAENLASAIDVRFSFFVNKILPQYRDAVMSHTLIYVPSYFDFVRLRNYFKKEELNFTHICEYAKKSGISRARQFFLQGEKQFLLLTERFHFYKRYTIKGIRNLIFYELPTYPHFYSEICNMLKATNRGEEATWTCTVLYSKYDAQRLAAVVGVERAAQMLQSKKSIHLFITGEK, encoded by the exons ATGACAGGCGCTGTTGTgtcaactgagttttgtatg gGTTTCAAGAAAGGAAGCAAAACCACAGATCTGTCAACTG ATATGGCCTTATATACTGACTCTCAAGAAAAAGATGGGGAAGGGCCACCTGGCAAGTCACAAGAAGGATCCCCTGAGGAGTTCACAGATGCAAAACATGAATCACTGTTCAGCCTGGAAACCAATTTTCTCAAAGAGGAAAGTGGAGgcaactgttctctgaaagtgtTACAAG ATCCCTTTCTACAACATGTGAACAGAGAACTGAGAGAAAAAGAAGTTCAGGCTGTTGCCACAAATCCCAAAACTACCCACCAACTAAAA TGGCCCACCCTGGGCCAGCTTGTTTTCTCATCCAAGTTTCAGAAGTTGGAAACATTTAAGCCACCAAAGGACATTGATGTAAAATCGCTTCATCTCCAGAAGCCTCTGGAATCCACCTGGACCAAGACTAACATCCAGTTCTTATCTGGCCCCAAAAAATCAAGTAGCCCCTTCACTCCGCTCCAGAAGGAACTCTTCTTAATTATGAATTCTTACCAGGACCTCTTCTACTCCGAAAGGACTGCCTTGAAGAATGGTGAAGAGATCCGTCACGTGTATTGCCTACATGCCATAAATCATGTCCTCAAAGCCAATGCCCGGGTACTTGGCAACAATAGCAGACGCCGAAGCCAGAAACTTGGGGTGGGCGATGATGATGACTTCAGGGACCAGGGGCTTACAAGACCCAAG GTGCTGGTAGTGGTACCTTTCCGGGAAGCTGCCTTACGGGTGGTACAGCTCTTCATCAGCCTCCTAGAGGGtgacagcaagaaaaaaataattgtgaGCAACAAAAAGAGGTTTAAGGGAGAGTATGGATCAGATCCTGAGGAGAGACCCCCCAACCTGAAGAGGCCTGAGGATTACGAAGCTGTGTTTGTCGGCAACATCGATGACCACTTCAGGATAG GAGTTGCAATACTTCAGAGAAGCATCCGGCTCTATGCCCCCTTTTATTCCTCAGACATTCTTATTGCCTCCCCTCTGGGTTTGAGGACTATTATTGGTGCAGaaggagagaagaagagagaTTTTGACTTTTTATCTTCTATTGAGCTTCTCATCATTGATCAAGCTGACATTTACCTGATGCAGAACTGGGAGCATGTCCTG CACTTGATGAATCACATGAACCTACTGCCCTTGGACTCACATGGGGTGGACTTTTCCCGAGTGCGGATGTGGAGCCTCAATAATTGGTCCAAGTACTATCGCCAGACATTGCTGTTTGGGGCTGTGCAGGATGCCCAGATCAACTCACTGTTCAACAAGCACTGCATCAATTTGCAAGGCCAG GTGGCTGTGAGAAATGTCCCCATGACAGGTTCCATCAGCCATGTCCTGGTGCAGCTCCCACATGTCTTCCAGAGGATGGAAGCAGAAAACCTAGCTTCAGCGATTGACGTCAG GTTTAGCTTTTTTGTGAACAAGATTTTGCCTCAGTATCGTGACGCGGTCATGTCTCACACGCTCATCTATGTCCCCTCCTACTTTGACTTTGTGCGTCTTCGAAATTACTTCAAGAAGGAAGAGCTGAACTTCACCCACATCTGCGAGTACGCTAAGAAGTCTGGTATCTCCAGGGCCAGACAGTTCTTCCTTCAAGGAGAGAAGCAGTTTCTACTCCTCACAGAACGTTTCCATTTCTACAAAAG GTATACAATAAAAGGCATTAGGAACCTGATTTTCTATGAACTGCCAACATATCCCCACTTCTATAGTGAAATCTGTAACATGCTGAAAGCCACCAATAGAGGAGAGGAAGCCACGTGGACCTGCACTGTTCTCTACTCCAAGTACGATGCCCAGAGACTAGCTGCCGTTGTCGGTGTGGAGCGGGCCGCACAGATGCTGCAGTCCAAGAAGAGCATCCACCTCTTTATTACTGGAGAAAAATGA
- the UTP25 gene encoding U3 small nucleolar RNA-associated protein 25 homolog isoform X3, which produces MSGEDGDVSVEEEMAAESAEMQENMALYTDSQEKDGEGPPGKSQEGSPEEFTDAKHESLFSLETNFLKEESGGNCSLKVLQDPFLQHVNRELREKEVQAVATNPKTTHQLKWPTLGQLVFSSKFQKLETFKPPKDIDVKSLHLQKPLESTWTKTNIQFLSGPKKSSSPFTPLQKELFLIMNSYQDLFYSERTALKNGEEIRHVYCLHAINHVLKANARVLGNNSRRRSQKLGVGDDDDFRDQGLTRPKVLVVVPFREAALRVVQLFISLLEGDSKKKIIVSNKKRFKGEYGSDPEERPPNLKRPEDYEAVFVGNIDDHFRIGVAILQRSIRLYAPFYSSDILIASPLGLRTIIGAEGEKKRDFDFLSSIELLIIDQADIYLMQNWEHVLHLMNHMNLLPLDSHGVDFSRVRMWSLNNWSKYYRQTLLFGAVQDAQINSLFNKHCINLQGQVAVRNVPMTGSISHVLVQLPHVFQRMEAENLASAIDVRFSFFVNKILPQYRDAVMSHTLIYVPSYFDFVRLRNYFKKEELNFTHICEYAKKSGISRARQFFLQGEKQFLLLTERFHFYKRYTIKGIRNLIFYELPTYPHFYSEICNMLKATNRGEEATWTCTVLYSKYDAQRLAAVVGVERAAQMLQSKKSIHLFITGEK; this is translated from the exons ATGAGTGGTGAAGATGGTGATGTCAGTGTGGAAGAAGAGATGGCAGCGGAGTCCGCTGAAATGCAGGAAA ATATGGCCTTATATACTGACTCTCAAGAAAAAGATGGGGAAGGGCCACCTGGCAAGTCACAAGAAGGATCCCCTGAGGAGTTCACAGATGCAAAACATGAATCACTGTTCAGCCTGGAAACCAATTTTCTCAAAGAGGAAAGTGGAGgcaactgttctctgaaagtgtTACAAG ATCCCTTTCTACAACATGTGAACAGAGAACTGAGAGAAAAAGAAGTTCAGGCTGTTGCCACAAATCCCAAAACTACCCACCAACTAAAA TGGCCCACCCTGGGCCAGCTTGTTTTCTCATCCAAGTTTCAGAAGTTGGAAACATTTAAGCCACCAAAGGACATTGATGTAAAATCGCTTCATCTCCAGAAGCCTCTGGAATCCACCTGGACCAAGACTAACATCCAGTTCTTATCTGGCCCCAAAAAATCAAGTAGCCCCTTCACTCCGCTCCAGAAGGAACTCTTCTTAATTATGAATTCTTACCAGGACCTCTTCTACTCCGAAAGGACTGCCTTGAAGAATGGTGAAGAGATCCGTCACGTGTATTGCCTACATGCCATAAATCATGTCCTCAAAGCCAATGCCCGGGTACTTGGCAACAATAGCAGACGCCGAAGCCAGAAACTTGGGGTGGGCGATGATGATGACTTCAGGGACCAGGGGCTTACAAGACCCAAG GTGCTGGTAGTGGTACCTTTCCGGGAAGCTGCCTTACGGGTGGTACAGCTCTTCATCAGCCTCCTAGAGGGtgacagcaagaaaaaaataattgtgaGCAACAAAAAGAGGTTTAAGGGAGAGTATGGATCAGATCCTGAGGAGAGACCCCCCAACCTGAAGAGGCCTGAGGATTACGAAGCTGTGTTTGTCGGCAACATCGATGACCACTTCAGGATAG GAGTTGCAATACTTCAGAGAAGCATCCGGCTCTATGCCCCCTTTTATTCCTCAGACATTCTTATTGCCTCCCCTCTGGGTTTGAGGACTATTATTGGTGCAGaaggagagaagaagagagaTTTTGACTTTTTATCTTCTATTGAGCTTCTCATCATTGATCAAGCTGACATTTACCTGATGCAGAACTGGGAGCATGTCCTG CACTTGATGAATCACATGAACCTACTGCCCTTGGACTCACATGGGGTGGACTTTTCCCGAGTGCGGATGTGGAGCCTCAATAATTGGTCCAAGTACTATCGCCAGACATTGCTGTTTGGGGCTGTGCAGGATGCCCAGATCAACTCACTGTTCAACAAGCACTGCATCAATTTGCAAGGCCAG GTGGCTGTGAGAAATGTCCCCATGACAGGTTCCATCAGCCATGTCCTGGTGCAGCTCCCACATGTCTTCCAGAGGATGGAAGCAGAAAACCTAGCTTCAGCGATTGACGTCAG GTTTAGCTTTTTTGTGAACAAGATTTTGCCTCAGTATCGTGACGCGGTCATGTCTCACACGCTCATCTATGTCCCCTCCTACTTTGACTTTGTGCGTCTTCGAAATTACTTCAAGAAGGAAGAGCTGAACTTCACCCACATCTGCGAGTACGCTAAGAAGTCTGGTATCTCCAGGGCCAGACAGTTCTTCCTTCAAGGAGAGAAGCAGTTTCTACTCCTCACAGAACGTTTCCATTTCTACAAAAG GTATACAATAAAAGGCATTAGGAACCTGATTTTCTATGAACTGCCAACATATCCCCACTTCTATAGTGAAATCTGTAACATGCTGAAAGCCACCAATAGAGGAGAGGAAGCCACGTGGACCTGCACTGTTCTCTACTCCAAGTACGATGCCCAGAGACTAGCTGCCGTTGTCGGTGTGGAGCGGGCCGCACAGATGCTGCAGTCCAAGAAGAGCATCCACCTCTTTATTACTGGAGAAAAATGA